GGGGGACGCCATCCTCGATAAAAAAGGAGAACAACTCTACTACATTTGTGCTTTCCAAAAAGGCTTCGATCTATGGCAGTTGGATCTTCGAAACCGTTCGGCAAAAATCATTCGTCCGGACGTTTCCCCGTCTTCCCTGCAATGGGACAAAAAAATGTCCATGCTTTTTATCCTTGGAACAAAACCCGCTTGGATGAAGGCGGAAAACAATGCCTTCACATCCATTTCAGCCAAGGCTGAACGAGCCATCGACATGGCAGCCGAACGTTCCGCCATGTTCAAACATGTCTGCCGGGAAGAACAAAAACGGTTCTACACGGAAAACATGCACGGAGTCGATTGGAAAGCCATGCAAGCCAATTACGCCCGATTCCTGCCTCATATCAACAACAACTACGATTTTGCGGAAATGGTCAGCGAACTCCTCGGTGAGTTGAACGTATCCCACACGGGATGCTCCTACAGAAAGCCCTCCAGCCTGAGTAACGACGAAACGGCGGAACTCGGACTCTTTATCGATCAGGATTACACGGGAGACGGGCTTCGCATTCAGGAAGTTATCCGCCAGGGGCCTTTTGATAAATCACACCTCGATGTTCGTCCCGGAGATATTCTGGAAACAATCAACGGTACCTTTATCCCATCAGGCATGGACTACTTCCCGCTCCTGAACCACAAGGCAGGGAAAAAGGTTCTGGTTTCCCTTTACCGTCCGGAAACGCAGGAACGCTTTGAGGAAGTCATCATTCCCATTTCCCGCAGCAAGCAGAATTCCCTTCTCTACTCCCGCTGGGTCAAACAGTGTGAAGAAGAAGTGGACCGCCTCTCCGGCGGGCGTCTCGGCTACGTTCATATCCAGGCCATGGGAGATCCCAGTTTCCGTTCCATTTACTCCGCAATCCTCGGTAAGTACAATGACCGCGAAGGTATTGTCATCGATACCCGGTTCAACGGAGGAGGGCGGTTGCACGAAGATATCGAGGTACTCTTCAGCGGAAAGAAATACTTCACTCAAGTCATTCGCGGCAAGGAAGCATGCGACATGCCCAGCCGCCGCTGGAACAAACCCTCGATCATGCTGACCTGCGAAGCAAACTACTCCAATGCCCACGGTACTCCTTGGGTTTACCGCCACCAAGGCATTGGCAAACTCGTCGGCATGCCCGTACCCGGAACCATGACCAGTGTCTGCTGGGAACATCTGCAAGACTCCTCGCTCGTGTACGGTATTCCTATCATCGGTTACCGGCTTGACGACGGTTCCTATCTTGAAAATACTCAGCTCGAACCCGATATCAAAGTCGCCAACTCTCCTGAAAAAATCGTTGCCGGCAGAGACGAACAACTGGAAATCGCCGTGAAGGCTCTCCTTCAAGATATCGACAAGCCCAAACAACGACAGGGCAAACTCCCCTAAACCGGATTCTTCCGACTGGCATTGTTCCCTTTCTTCCGCGCCTGAACGAATTCTACGTCGTTCAGGCGCTATTGTTCCTTGCCACATCATGATTTCATTCAAGCATCAAGATGGGATTCAATTAATTTTTTAATTATTTTTTGGAAGAACATCTTTGACTTTATCTTTTAGAGGACTTAATGGTAGTTTCATGTTTGAGAAAAATCGCAAACTCATCGTTGGAGTGTGTATTTTTGTGAGCGTTATCATCATCAGCTCTCTCTGCCTGATCCTCAGGGAGAACAATTTAAGCTATTTGGAGCAACAGAGAGCGCTATGGAACGAGCTCAACTCCCTCATACCTCTCCACTACAGAATCGATACGGATAAATCACATTATATGTATTCTTTCACTCAACGAAACATCAGGCTGGAGCACAACCTATCATCTATGCCTGCGTTCATGAAAAACAACTATGAGTACAATCAAAAGGTAAACGATATAACGAAGCGCCTTACTGACAACAACACAACACTGGCAGACAAGGCAACATCCTTCCCCATTACCATCCCGGATACTCCATCCCCGTCACTCCCCCTCTCCGGATTAACAGAGCATGAATTGGAGAAATTAACTTTGGAGGGTAATCGAGAAGCCAGCCTGATTATCATCGCCCGCAAATCCCCTCCCACAAGCTCTATTCAGACTCATATCGTCAAAAATTCACTTCACATCAACCGACTTGTACCCGGACAAAATCCGGAGAAAAATTTCTTCTCTCATTTACAACAAGCAATCATCCAGATCAATGATCTTTCGTCCACACAAAAAACACGTTCATCTGGAGACAAGTTCTCTCAAGTTAATTACAAAAATCTCCCCGGTTATTCAACCTTCCAGGAAAAACTGAGAGAAGGGGATTTATTATCCTATCTCGCGTTCAAGAGTATTCTCTCCCCAGTTACATACACCATGGCAAGCCATGATGAAATCATACAGGAAGAAAAAATGCTCATGGAAAGCCTGAGAGCTCGGAGCCAGGACAAATACGATTTGGCCTCCGCTCTCTTACTATGCAGGAATTCCCCAATGGGCTTTTATGGGATGAAAATTGATGATGAATTTAACAATAGACTAAGAATATACAAACAAATCGTAATGGATTATCCGGCATTGGCTGGAAGTACCATTCAAAATATCGTCTCCTTTCTGTTTTTCGATTACAGCAGTGCCACTTCCGTTAAAAAATTCCGGCAAGCTTCCGAGGCTCTGAGAAAAGCAGCCAGACAAGGAAACATGGAAGCCATGTTTCTTTGGCTCACCCGAGGAATCACTTCCCTGGATCGTTTCACCCGCGAAGACTGGGAGGAAATCGACACGTACCGCAAAGTGCTTTTGAAAGCCGGATACGCACCTTACCTTGAAACATTTATCAACAAACAAGAAACTCTTGATATCAACCTGTTCAAATCCATCTATCCAGACACCACATACCGATCCATCAGCAAACGCTGCCAGAAAGTATTGGAAGCAAGAAATTGATTATCTTGCTCCCACTCCACTCTTTGCCTCTCTCTTATTTTATATTTCGACAATTTCGTCGATTTTCAGAGCCCGGCACCTCGTCTTCTCATTGACCTGCCAGGTTGCGGACACATGGAAATGAGCGAAATACCATTCGGAAGGCTGGAGCTTTTCCATCAGATCCATCAGTAAATTGCGTTCCTTGGGCAGATCAAACCTTAAATCCGGATCACGATCCAAGAGTCCCGGATTCGCTTCCTTCAACGAGGGTTCGGATGGAGGCAACAACCCGACGTGAGTCAAAAGGATATCTATCTTGCCGGCATGAGCAGCCACAAACTCCCCATTCCATGGAATCACCTCATCCTCCCACCAACCTCTACCCGGAGCGCGGAATGACCGATCCACACTAACGCCTCCGCCCACGGCCAGAGCCCGACGTCCATTCAACAGCAGTTCAGAATAATCCGACAGAAGATGAAAGTATTCTCCAACCGGAGGATTGCGAAACATGGCAGGATCGTCATGATTTCCACGAAGACAGTACACATGATTGCCGGTCTCCCTAGCCATTTCTTCCAGCACTTCCCGGTAACGGGGCACAAATCCAAAACCGCAATCTCCCAGCTGGATCAGGCTGATGCCCGTCCGTGAGCGTAAGAATTTCTCCAGAGCTTCCGGCTTCCCATGAATATCTCCCATGAGAAAGCAGGGAGTATCAATAATCATCATAAGCGTTCCCTTTCGGAACATCCTACCCGAATCAGTCAAACATGGAAAGAATGCTTTCAATCTATTTTTTTCCTCGTCAGAAAATTCATTTCCATACACCTCCAACCAACAGGAACGAACAGGAGAACACGAAGCTGCGAAAAATCACCCAGGTCGGCATTCCCGGCATCTGTAATCCAGGTACACCCAGACGCATCCCCCTCAAAAGCCATCGGATCTCACAGCAAAACTCTCCTTGAGTCGGATTTGTTTTCAATTTTGGAACATTTACCCGGTAAGAAATAACGTGCGATATTAACTTCTCCTTCTCCGTCATCTCGGATCCCGTATTCCTATCCACCAACAAATAACGGTGAAAGGTTCCGAAAACATGATCCTTTGATTCATCGAATTCAAGAGTTCTTCATTTCATTCCGCACCATTAGCTACAACTCTTCCGAATTATCTCTCCAAAACGGTAAAAACAGTGAAATACTAAAGTATTTTTTTAACGTAATTTTAGATCCTGTTCGCCGGTTTTCTCTACAGCGGATCAAATGTTTGTAAAAAAAAGTTACAATTCCAATAAATCAAATAGTTTTGCACATTTGACATCTCACTCATCACACCAATTAACACTTAACAATAAATGTATTATGTAAAAACAAAACAGAACACGAGCACATCGATATTACACAAAGTTATTCTTTAGCTCGCCAGATTCTGTTTTTTTTCGTAAGAAGTAGGAAATCACACCGTACTAAGATACGATCATTTTACATAACACACTTATGAGCTTATCTATCAAACCCGCCAGCGCCTGCCGCTGGGACATCGTTTCCCTCGGAGAAGTCATGTTGCGCCTTGATCCCGGAGAAGGCCGCATTCACACGACTCGCACGTTTAAAGTTTGGGAAGGAGGAGGCGAATATAACGTAGCCAGGGGACTCCGCCGCTGCTTCGGTTTAAGAGGCGCCGTCGTCACTGCCATTTGCGATAATCCCGTCGGTCGCCTGCTGGAAGATTGCATGCTCCAAGGGGGGCTTGACCTGGATTATGTTGCCTGGACGCCCTTCGACGGCATTGGCCGTGATTGCCGCGTCGGCCTCAACTTCACGGAACGCGGCTACGGAGTCCGCGCTGCAGTCGGATGTTCCGACCGAGGTCTGAGCGCTGCGAGCCAGATGAAGCCGGGCGATGTGGATTGGGACAAGCTTTTCGGAGAAGAAGGAGTCCGTTGGTTCCATACGGGCGGGATTTATGCCGGACTTTCCGAAACGACGAGTGCCGTCGTTCTGGAAGCCGTCCAGGCCGCCCGTAGACACGGCACTATCGTTTCCTACGACCTCAACTACCGTCCTTCTCTCTGGAAGAGTATCGGCGGCCAGGCCCGCGCCCAGGAAGTCAACCGCGCCATCGCCCCTTTTGTTGACGTCATGATCGGCAATGAAGAAGACTTCCAGGCATCGCTCGGTCTCACGATTGAGGGCTCCACGGATGATTTCGCCCATATCGACCAGAATGCCTACCAAAAAATGATCCGCCTGGCCGTCAAGGAATTCGGATTCAAGGCAGCAGCCACCACCCTGCGCGTCGCCCGTACGGCAACCTTTAACGATTGGGCTGCCATGCTATACTACGATGGCGAATTCTACGACTCCATTTCCCTTCCGAATCTGGAAATCCTCGATCGCGTCGGAGGCGGAGACTCCTTTGCTTCAGGCCTCATTTACGGTTTCCTGGCCGACAAAGGCCCCCAATACGCCGTCAATTGCGGCTGCGCTCACGGAGCCCTGGCCATGACCACTCCCGGCGATACATCGACGGCATCGCTCTCCGAAGTCGAACGAGTCATGAAAGGCGGCACAGCC
This is a stretch of genomic DNA from Akkermansia sp. N21116. It encodes these proteins:
- a CDS encoding metallophosphoesterase, whose translation is MMIIDTPCFLMGDIHGKPEALEKFLRSRTGISLIQLGDCGFGFVPRYREVLEEMARETGNHVYCLRGNHDDPAMFRNPPVGEYFHLLSDYSELLLNGRRALAVGGGVSVDRSFRAPGRGWWEDEVIPWNGEFVAAHAGKIDILLTHVGLLPPSEPSLKEANPGLLDRDPDLRFDLPKERNLLMDLMEKLQPSEWYFAHFHVSATWQVNEKTRCRALKIDEIVEI
- a CDS encoding sugar kinase, with the protein product MSLSIKPASACRWDIVSLGEVMLRLDPGEGRIHTTRTFKVWEGGGEYNVARGLRRCFGLRGAVVTAICDNPVGRLLEDCMLQGGLDLDYVAWTPFDGIGRDCRVGLNFTERGYGVRAAVGCSDRGLSAASQMKPGDVDWDKLFGEEGVRWFHTGGIYAGLSETTSAVVLEAVQAARRHGTIVSYDLNYRPSLWKSIGGQARAQEVNRAIAPFVDVMIGNEEDFQASLGLTIEGSTDDFAHIDQNAYQKMIRLAVKEFGFKAAATTLRVARTATFNDWAAMLYYDGEFYDSISLPNLEILDRVGGGDSFASGLIYGFLADKGPQYAVNCGCAHGALAMTTPGDTSTASLSEVERVMKGGTARVNR